Proteins from one Escherichia coli genomic window:
- the nifJ gene encoding pyruvate:ferredoxin (flavodoxin) oxidoreductase, translated as MITIDGNGAVASVAFRTSEVIAIYPITPSSTMAEQADAWAGNGLKNVWGDTPRVVEMQSEAGAIATVHGALQTGALSTSFTSSQGLLLMIPTLYKLAGQLTPFVLHVAARTVATHALSIFGDHSDVMAVRQTGCAMLCAANVQEAQDFALISHIATLKSRVPFIHFFDGFRTSHEINKIVPLADDTILELMPQAEIDAHRARALNPEHPVIRGTSANPDTYFQSREATNPWYNAVYDHVEQAMNDFAAATGRQYQPFEYYGHPQAERVIILMGSAIGTCEEVVDELLTRGEKVGVLKVRLYRPFSAKHLLQALPDSVRTVAVLDRTKEPGAQAEPLYLDVMTTLAEAFNNGERETLPRVIGGRYGLSSKEFGPDCVLAVFAELTAAKPKARFTVGIYDDVTNLSLPLPENTLPNSAKLEALFYGLGSDGSVSATKNNIKIIGNSTPWYAQGYFVYDSKKAGGLTVSHLRVSEQPIRSAYLISQADFVGCHQLQFIDKYQMAERLKPGGIFLLNTPYSAEEVWSRLPQEVQAVLNQKKARFYVINAAKIARECGLAARINTVMQMAFFHLTQILPGDSALAELQGAIAKSYSSKGQDLVERNWQALALARESVEEVPLQPVNPHSANRPPVVSDAAPDFVKTVTAAMLAGLGDALPVSALPPDGTWPMGTTRWEKRNIAEEIPIWKEELCTQCNHCVAACPHSAIRAKVVPPEAMENAPASLHSLDVKSRDMRGQKYVLQVAPEDCTGCNLCVEVCPAKDRQDPEIKAINMMSRLEHVEEEKINYDFFLNLPEIDRSKLERIDIRTSQLITPLFEYSGACSGCGETPYIKLLTQLYGDRMLIANATGCSSIYGGNLPSTPYTTDANGRGPAWANSLFEDNAEFGLGFRLTVDQHRVRVLRLLDQFADKIPAELLTALKSDATPEVRREQVAALRQQLNDVAEAHELLRDADALVEKSIWLIGGDGWAYDIGFGGLDHVLSLTENVNILVLDTQCYSNTGGQASKATPLGAVTKFGEHGKRKARKDLGVSMMMYGHVYVAQISLGAQLNQTVKAIQEAEAYPGPSLIIAYSPCEEHGYDLALSHDQMRQLTATGFWPLYRFDPRRADEGKLPLALDSRPPSEALEETLLHEQRFRRLNSQQPEVAEQLWKDAAADLQKRYDFLAQMAGKAEKSNTD; from the coding sequence ATGATTACTATTGACGGTAATGGCGCGGTTGCTTCGGTGGCGTTTCGCACCAGTGAAGTTATCGCCATCTACCCTATTACCCCCAGTTCCACGATGGCAGAACAGGCTGATGCATGGGCCGGAAACGGCTTGAAAAACGTTTGGGGAGACACACCACGCGTGGTTGAAATGCAGTCGGAAGCGGGTGCTATCGCTACCGTGCATGGTGCTTTGCAAACTGGCGCCCTCTCAACATCGTTTACGTCATCGCAGGGTTTGCTGCTGATGATCCCAACGCTGTACAAACTGGCAGGCCAACTGACGCCGTTTGTCCTGCATGTTGCGGCTCGTACCGTTGCCACACATGCACTCTCTATTTTTGGCGATCATTCCGACGTTATGGCGGTGCGCCAGACGGGTTGCGCGATGTTGTGTGCGGCAAACGTCCAGGAAGCGCAAGACTTTGCTCTCATTTCGCACATCGCGACGCTGAAAAGTCGCGTGCCATTTATTCATTTCTTTGATGGTTTCCGCACGTCCCACGAAATCAATAAAATTGTCCCGCTGGCCGATGACACTATTCTTGAACTGATGCCGCAGGCAGAAATTGATGCTCATCGCGCCCGTGCACTCAACCCGGAACATCCGGTGATCCGCGGTACGTCCGCCAATCCTGACACTTATTTCCAGTCTCGCGAAGCCACCAACCCATGGTACAACGCAGTCTATGACCATGTTGAACAGGCAATGAATGATTTCGCTGCCGCGACAGGTCGCCAGTATCAGCCGTTTGAGTATTACGGGCATCCACAAGCGGAACGGGTGATTATCCTGATGGGCTCTGCCATCGGCACCTGTGAAGAAGTGGTTGACGAATTGCTGACCCGAGGCGAAAAAGTGGGCGTGCTAAAAGTTCGCCTGTACCGCCCATTCTCTGCCAAACACTTACTGCAAGCATTGCCGGACTCTGTTCGGACAGTGGCGGTGCTGGATCGCACCAAAGAGCCAGGTGCGCAAGCGGAACCCCTGTACCTGGATGTAATGACCACACTGGCTGAAGCCTTTAATAATGGCGAGCGCGAAACCCTGCCCCGTGTCATCGGCGGGCGCTATGGTCTTTCATCAAAAGAATTTGGCCCGGACTGTGTTCTGGCAGTATTTGCCGAACTCACTGCGGCTAAACCGAAAGCGCGCTTTACGGTTGGTATTTACGATGATGTGACCAATCTGTCACTGCCGTTGCCGGAAAACACCCTGCCAAACTCGGCGAAACTGGAAGCCTTGTTTTATGGTCTTGGTAGTGATGGCAGCGTTTCGGCGACCAAAAACAATATCAAAATTATCGGTAATTCCACGCCGTGGTACGCACAGGGCTATTTTGTTTACGACTCCAAAAAGGCAGGCGGCCTGACGGTTTCTCACCTTCGCGTGAGCGAGCAGCCGATTCGTTCCGCTTATCTCATTTCCCAGGCTGATTTTGTTGGCTGTCACCAGTTGCAGTTTATCGACAAATATCAGATGGCTGAACGTTTGAAACCTGGCGGCATTTTCCTGCTCAACACGCCGTACAGCGCAGAGGAAGTGTGGTCGCGCTTACCGCAGGAAGTTCAGGCCGTGCTAAACCAGAAAAAAGCGCGTTTCTATGTGATTAACGCGGCGAAAATCGCCCGTGAATGTGGCCTGGCGGCCCGTATTAATACCGTCATGCAGATGGCTTTTTTCCATCTGACGCAAATTCTGCCTGGCGACAGCGCCCTGGCCGAATTGCAGGGCGCGATTGCCAAAAGCTACAGCAGCAAAGGCCAGGATCTGGTGGAACGCAACTGGCAGGCTCTGGCACTGGCGCGTGAATCGGTAGAAGAAGTTCCGCTGCAGCCGGTTAATCCGCACAGCGCCAATCGACCGCCTGTGGTTTCCGATGCTGCTCCTGATTTCGTGAAAACCGTTACCGCTGCGATGCTCGCCGGACTTGGCGATGCTCTCCCCGTTTCGGCGCTGCCGCCAGACGGCACCTGGCCGATGGGTACCACCCGCTGGGAAAAACGCAATATTGCCGAAGAGATCCCCATCTGGAAAGAGGAACTCTGTACCCAATGTAACCACTGCGTTGCCGCTTGCCCACACTCAGCTATTCGCGCCAAAGTGGTGCCGCCTGAAGCAATGGAAAATGCCCCTGCCAGCCTGCATTCGCTGGATGTAAAATCGCGTGATATGCGCGGGCAGAAATATGTCTTGCAGGTAGCTCCGGAAGATTGCACCGGCTGTAACCTGTGCGTCGAAGTTTGCCCGGCGAAAGACCGTCAGGATCCAGAGATTAAAGCCATCAATATGATGTCGCGCCTGGAACATGTCGAGGAAGAGAAAATCAATTACGACTTCTTCCTGAATTTACCAGAAATCGATCGCAGCAAACTGGAACGTATTGATATTCGTACATCGCAACTGATTACACCGCTGTTTGAATATTCAGGTGCTTGCTCTGGTTGTGGCGAGACGCCGTATATTAAATTGCTGACTCAGCTCTATGGCGATCGGATGTTGATCGCTAACGCTACGGGTTGTTCTTCAATTTATGGTGGTAACCTGCCCTCCACACCATATACCACTGATGCCAACGGTCGTGGACCGGCATGGGCGAACTCGCTGTTTGAAGATAACGCCGAATTCGGCCTTGGTTTCCGCCTGACGGTCGATCAACACCGTGTCCGCGTGCTGCGTCTGCTGGATCAATTTGCCGATAAAATCCCGGCGGAATTACTGACTGCGTTGAAATCAGACGCCACGCCAGAGGTTCGTCGTGAACAGGTTGCAGCTTTACGTCAGCAACTCAACGATGTTGCCGAAGCACATGAACTGCTACGTGATGCAGATGCACTGGTGGAAAAATCGATCTGGCTGATTGGTGGCGATGGCTGGGCTTACGATATCGGCTTTGGCGGTTTGGATCATGTATTGAGTTTGACGGAAAACGTCAACATTCTGGTGCTGGATACGCAATGCTATTCCAATACCGGTGGTCAGGCGTCAAAAGCCACGCCGCTTGGCGCGGTGACTAAGTTTGGCGAGCACGGCAAACGTAAAGCGCGTAAAGATCTTGGCGTCAGTATGATGATGTACGGTCATGTTTATGTGGCGCAGATTTCTCTCGGCGCGCAGCTCAACCAGACGGTGAAAGCGATTCAGGAAGCGGAAGCGTATCCGGGGCCATCGCTGATCATCGCTTATAGCCCGTGTGAAGAGCATGGTTACGATCTGGCACTCAGTCACGACCAGATGCGCCAACTCACTGCTACCGGCTTCTGGCCGCTATATCGCTTTGATCCGCGTCGTGCCGATGAAGGCAAACTGCCGCTGGCGCTGGATTCACGACCGCCGTCAGAAGCACTGGAAGAAACGTTACTTCACGAGCAGCGTTTCCGTCGTCTGAATTCGCAGCAGCCAGAAGTGGCAGAACAGTTATGGAAAGATGCCGCAGCTGATTTGCAAAAACGCTATGACTTCCTGGCACAAATGGCCGGAAAAGCGGAAAAAAGCAACACCGATTAA